CGGGCCGGGCCGCCTGCACGGCTTGTGCGATCTGCGCCGGAGACAGCGGCATCAGGGGCATGGCCATGGCGGCCAGCAATGCGCCATCCTGCGGCAGGCTCGGGGCCTGGTCGTCGTCGGCCGCGTCAGTGGCGGCCGCGGGGGCGTCGGTAGCGGCCGCAGGGGCGGCATCGGCCTGTGCGGCGTCCGTCGGCGTGCCGGACTGGACCGCCAGCAAGGCGCCTTGGGCCTGCTGGCCGAGCCATTCGGCGAACGGCAGGGCGGCGCCGGCACCCGGCTGGGCATCCGCGCCCGCCTGCACGGCTTGCGCCGGCTGGGCGCCGTCGGCGTTCTGCGCCGGGGCCGACGGGGAAACGGTGTTCATCAGCATGTTGGACATCATCGTGCGGCCTGGCCGATGCCGTGGTCGGTGTCGCTGTGCATCGCATAGGCGAGCCAGCCGTCTTTGTTGGTGCGCATGTCTTCCAGGCGGCCATGCAGTGCGCGGGCAGCGTTGGCGACCGCCTCTGCGGCATAGTCGTGCGCTTCGCGCAGGCGCTGCAGGGCTGCGCGTTCGGTCTGCGACAGGGGGCCGCGCGCGGCCAGCGCTTCCAGCTGCGGCGCGAGCGCGCGGGTGGTGTCCGCCAGTTGTTCCCACGCGGCGCCGTCGGCGGCGCTGCGCAGCGAATCGGCGATGCGGAGCAGGGCGGTCGACTTATCCATTGCGCGCCTGCACGCCAGCCCAGCCCTGGCGAATCGTGGTCATGATCTTCACGACTTCGTCGACCATCGCCGGATCCTGCTTGATGCCCGCACCGTTCAGGTGATTGCCGCAGAAGGCGTAGAGGTCGGCGAGATTGGCGACGACCTGGCCGCCGCTTTCGGAGTCGAGTGAGCTCGACAGTCCATTCAGGATGTCGACGCACTTGTTGATGCTGATCGCGCGCTGCTCGTAGCGCTTGCCGACGATGTGCGCGCGGACCCGCGCCAGCTCTTCCAGCAGGCCGTCGGTCAGCAGCAGCACGAGTTCGATCGGCGACGCGCTCGAGGTCTGCGCGTCCAGGTTGACAGCGTGATAGCTGCCGTATGCTTCTTGATAAGACATCGGATTATCCCTTAGGACGACTTGTCGTTGCTGAACAGTGCATTGAACATGGAGACATTACTATTCATGGTCGACTGCAGCGTCTGCAGCTCGGTAAACTGTTTTAGGTAGCGCTGGTAGGCCGCGTCGTACTGGGCGTCGAGAGTGGTCTGGCGCTTGCTCAGGTCGGACTGCAGCTTGGTGGTGGCGTCGGTGCGCTGCTTGATCTGGCCATTGGCGCCGTTGCTCCAGGTGTCCAGATACGTGTTGAGTGCGCCCGCAATGCCTTTCGGGCTGCTGGCGCTGGCCGAACCGATCAGGTCGTCCAAGCCGGTCGGGTTGATCGCCAGCTGCTTTGTCAAGCGGGTCGAGTCGAGCGACAGGGTGCCGTCACGGGCCGCGATGATGCCGTAGCTGGCCAGCGAGGTGGTGCCGGTCGAGCGCAGCATGCTGACGAGGCGGCTCTGCAGGGCGCGCACGCCGGCATCGTGGGCAAAGGCGCCGGCTGCCCGCTTGGTGGACGGGTCGCCCGCATCCACCAGGCCGTCGACGCTGGTCTTCAGCTTGTTGTAGGCGTCGACGAAGGCCTGCACGTTCGAGATCGTGCCGCTGGTATTGCCGGCCACGGTCAAGGTCAGCGGCTTGTCGCTCGATGCCTGCGCCTGGTTCACGGTCAGCGACACGCCGTCGATGT
This window of the Massilia sp. WG5 genome carries:
- the fliS gene encoding flagellar export chaperone FliS, with translation MSYQEAYGSYHAVNLDAQTSSASPIELVLLLTDGLLEELARVRAHIVGKRYEQRAISINKCVDILNGLSSSLDSESGGQVVANLADLYAFCGNHLNGAGIKQDPAMVDEVVKIMTTIRQGWAGVQARNG